CTCCGTGGAGCCCACCTGATCCGCCTTCGCGACCACCTCGTGGCGGCACTCGGGGTGCACGATCACGTTCACGCCGGGGACCCGCGAGCGGACGTCGTCGACGGACTCGGGGGTGAAGCGGCCGTGCACCGAGCAGTGCCCGCGCCACAGGATCATCTTGGCGGCCGCGAGCTGCTCGCGGGTCAGGCCGCCGCTCGGCTTGTGCGGGTCGTACACGACGCAGTCGTCGAGCGACAGACCCAGCTGCAGTACGGCGGTGTTGCGGCCGAGGTGCTGATCCGGGAGGAAGAGCACCTTCTCGCCCTGCTCGAACGCCCAGTTCAGCGCGGTCTCTGCGTTGCTCGACGTACACACGACGCCGCCGTTGCGGCCGCAGAACGCCTTGATGTCGGCGCTGGAGTTCATGTACGTGACCGGCACCGTCACGTCCGCGACGCCGGCGTCGGCGAGCGCGTCCCAGGCGGCCTCGACCTGCTGGATGCGCGCCATGTCGGCCATCGAGCAGCCGGCCGCGAGGTCCGGCAGGATCACCGTCTGGTCGTCGTTGGTGAGGATGTCCGCGGACTCGGCCATGAAGTGCACACCGCAGAACACGATGTACGGCGCGTCCGGGCGGGCCGCCGCGTCGCGGGCGAGCTTGAACGAGTCACCGGTGACGTCCGCGAACTGGATCACCTCGTCGCGCTGGTAGTGATGCCCGAGCACGAAGACCTGGTCACCGAGCGCTGCCTTCGCCTTCAGCGCCCGCTCGACCAGGTCCGGGTCGGACGCCGGCGGGAGCGCGCCCGGGCACTCGACACCGCGCTCGGAGTGCGGGTCGGTGTTCTGCCCGAGGAACAGCAACGGAAGGGACTTCGAGCCGTCTGCGATCGTCGTCACGTCAGATATCGTCGCACGCCCATCGCGGTACGCCACGTGGCACACCTCACTGCTCAGAGTGTGAAATCAGTACGCTCCTGATGTGAAGATCGCAGGCTTGGTCCTGGCCGCCGGCGCGGGGCGTCGGATGGGTACGCCGAAAGCCCTCATCCGCGACGCCGACGGAGTCACCTGGGCCGCCCGCACCGCCCGCCTACTCACCGACGCAGGGTGCTCACCGGTCGTGGTGGTCGTCGGAGCAGCTGCGGATCAGGTGCGTGCCGAACTGTCCGACGAGCCGGTCGAGGTTGTCGAGGCAGCCGATTGGGATGAGGGGATGGGGGCGTCTCTCCGCAGCGGTCTCCGCTCAACCAGCAGGTTGTCGGAGGCAGTGGTCGTGGTGACGGTGGATGTGCCGGGGTTGACGGCGACCGCTGTACGGCGGGTTGCCGATGGCGCTGGTGCGGACGCTCTGGTGCGGGCGACGTACGACGGTGTGCCGGGGCATCCGGTGGTGATTGGGCGGGACCACTGGGACGGCGTGATCGCGTCGGCGCGGGGTGACGAGGGGGCTCGGGGGTACTTGCGGGAACACAACGTGGCGTTGGTGGAGTGCGCGGATGTTGGTGACGGGGCGGACGTCGACACGGTGGGGGAGCTGCCGCCGGGGCACGGGTGAGGGTTGGCAACGGTGGGAAGTAGGTGAATGCTGAAGGAGTGAGTGCCGTCGGCTCGGCGGCTGAGCTGGCCGAGTGTCTGCGGGCGACCGGGTATCTAGCCAATGAGGGCTTGGCCACGGTCGGGTATCTCGCGCTCGCTCTGCATCGCCCGTTGCTGCTGGAAGGCGAGCCGGGCACCGGCAAGACCTCGCTCGCGGGCGCCATCGCCGAGGCGCTCGACCTGAACCTGATCCGGCTGCAGTGTTACGAGGGCATCGACGCGTCGCAGGCGCTCTACGACTGGGACTTTCCGCGCCAGATCCTGCATCTGCGCACAGTCGAGGCGACGAGCTCCGAGGCGGCGGTCGAAGAGGTGGAGAAGAGCCTTTTCGACGAGCGGTTCCTGCTGTCCCGTCCGGTACTGCGGGCGCTCCGCGAAAGTCCCGCCGTACTGCTGGTCGACGAGATCGACCGGGCCGACGACGAGTTCGAGGCGTTCCTGCTCGAGGTGCTGTCGACGTACGAGGTGACGATCCCGGAGCTCGGCACGATCACCGCTGAGGTGCCGCCGATCGTCGTACTCACCTCGAACCGGACCCGCGAGGTGCACGACGCGCTCAAGCGCCGGTGCCTGTACCACTGGATCGACCATCCGGGTCTGGCTCGTGAGATCGAGATCGTCCGGACCCGGCTGCCCGGGGTGTCCGCGCGGCTTGCCGAGCAGGTCACTCGGTCGGTGCAGCGGATGCGCGACCTCGACCTGCTCAAACCGCCGGGTGTCGCGGAGACCCTCGACTGGGCGCGCGCCCTCGATGTGCTCGGCGCCGACGCCCTCGACGTCGAGACGGCGGCCGCGACCCTCGGCGCGGTGCTCAAGTATCGCGAGGACACCGACCGCGTCCGCGAATCCCTCGACCGGCTCCTGGCGAGCTGAGCGACCGATGGCAGCTCCGGATCTTGCGCTCGCGGGGTTTGCCACTGCGCTTCGGCATGCGGGGCTTGCGGTGACGGCCGATCGGGTGCAGCTCTTCCTGCAGGCGGTTGCCGCTCTCGACGTCACTCTGACCGCGGACGTGTACTGGGCCGGCCGAGCCGCCCTCTGCAGCGGTCCTGACGACACCGCGAGGTATGACGAGGTGTTCGCGGCCTGGTTCACCGGCGACCGGTCGCGCGGCGTCGTCCCGAGCCGTACCCCACAACCGTCCGTCCAGGCCAACCTCGGCGAGGGCACCGACGAGGCCGAGGGTGATCACACTCTCAACGTCTCCGCCAGTACGGCGGAAGTCCTCAGGCACCGCGACGTCGCCGAACTGTCCGCCGCCGACCGCGCCGAACTCGCGCGCCTCTTCGGCACCCTCCGCCCGCGGACCCCGATCCGCCGCGCGAACCGTCGCCGCCCGTCCCATCGCGGCGAGATCGACCCGCGCCGCACGCTGCGCGCCCAACTGCGCCAGGTCGGCGAACCAGGCCGCGTCCGCTACCGCCGCCGGGGCGTCCGGCCGCGGCGCGTCGTCGTACTGATCGACGTCTCCGGCTCCATGCGCCCGTACGCCGACAGCCTGCTGCGGCTCGCGCACGTGATGGTCCAGCAGGCGCCGCGGTGGGTGGAGGTCTTCACCATCGGCACCCGGCTCACGCGCGTCACCACGGCGCTGCGGCACCGCGATGCCGAGTTCGCGTTGCGGTTGGCGGGAGACGTCGTACCGGACTGGTCGGGTGGGACGCGGCTGGGTGAGGTGCTGAAGGTGTTCCTCGATCGCTGGGGTCAACGCGGTACGGCGCGGCGCGCCGTCGTCGTGGTGTGCAGTGACGGGTGGGAGCGCGGTGACGCGTCGTTGCTCGGTGCGCAACTGCAGCGGCTGGCGGGGTTGGCGCATCGCGTGGTGTGGCTGAATCCGCATCGCGGCAAGCGCGGGTACGAGCCGGTGCAGGCCGGGATCGTCGCCGTACTGCCGCACCTGGACGACCTCGTTGCCGGGCACAGCCTGGCCAGCTTCGCCGAACTTCTGGAGGTGGTGGCGGATGCGTGACGTCCTCGACCGGTTGCTGGCCTGGTGGCAGGCCGGCGAATCGGTTGCCGTCGGCACCGTTGTCGCGACGTTCGACTCGGCGCCGCGGCCACCGGGTGCGGTGATGCTGGTCGGTCCTGAGCTCGAGGTGGTCGGGAGCGTGTCGGGCGGCTGCGTCGAGGGCGCGGTGTACCAGCTCGGCGAGGAGATCCTGGGGTCGGGGGAGCCCGTGCTGCAGCGGTACGGCGTGAGCGACGAGTCGGCGTTCGCGGTCGGGCTGACGTGCGGAGGCATCATCGACGTGTTCGTCGAGAAGGTCGACCGTATGTCGTTCCCGGAACTGGCGGAGGTCGCGACGGACATCGCCGAGGGCCGCCCGGTCGCGGTCGCCACGGTCGTCGCACACCCCGACCCGAAGAGGATCGGCCGCCGCCTGATCGTCC
This Kribbella sp. NBC_00482 DNA region includes the following protein-coding sequences:
- a CDS encoding vWA domain-containing protein, whose amino-acid sequence is MAAPDLALAGFATALRHAGLAVTADRVQLFLQAVAALDVTLTADVYWAGRAALCSGPDDTARYDEVFAAWFTGDRSRGVVPSRTPQPSVQANLGEGTDEAEGDHTLNVSASTAEVLRHRDVAELSAADRAELARLFGTLRPRTPIRRANRRRPSHRGEIDPRRTLRAQLRQVGEPGRVRYRRRGVRPRRVVVLIDVSGSMRPYADSLLRLAHVMVQQAPRWVEVFTIGTRLTRVTTALRHRDAEFALRLAGDVVPDWSGGTRLGEVLKVFLDRWGQRGTARRAVVVVCSDGWERGDASLLGAQLQRLAGLAHRVVWLNPHRGKRGYEPVQAGIVAVLPHLDDLVAGHSLASFAELLEVVADA
- the nadA gene encoding quinolinate synthase NadA — its product is MTTIADGSKSLPLLFLGQNTDPHSERGVECPGALPPASDPDLVERALKAKAALGDQVFVLGHHYQRDEVIQFADVTGDSFKLARDAAARPDAPYIVFCGVHFMAESADILTNDDQTVILPDLAAGCSMADMARIQQVEAAWDALADAGVADVTVPVTYMNSSADIKAFCGRNGGVVCTSSNAETALNWAFEQGEKVLFLPDQHLGRNTAVLQLGLSLDDCVVYDPHKPSGGLTREQLAAAKMILWRGHCSVHGRFTPESVDDVRSRVPGVNVIVHPECRHEVVAKADQVGSTEYIINALEAAEPGTSWAVGTELNLVQRLAKQHTDKNIVFLDKTVCYCATMNRIDLPHLVWALENLVAGHAVNPIKVDADTQHYAKAALDQMLALPGKTARD
- a CDS encoding nucleotidyltransferase family protein; the protein is MKIAGLVLAAGAGRRMGTPKALIRDADGVTWAARTARLLTDAGCSPVVVVVGAAADQVRAELSDEPVEVVEAADWDEGMGASLRSGLRSTSRLSEAVVVVTVDVPGLTATAVRRVADGAGADALVRATYDGVPGHPVVIGRDHWDGVIASARGDEGARGYLREHNVALVECADVGDGADVDTVGELPPGHG
- a CDS encoding AAA family ATPase, producing MNAEGVSAVGSAAELAECLRATGYLANEGLATVGYLALALHRPLLLEGEPGTGKTSLAGAIAEALDLNLIRLQCYEGIDASQALYDWDFPRQILHLRTVEATSSEAAVEEVEKSLFDERFLLSRPVLRALRESPAVLLVDEIDRADDEFEAFLLEVLSTYEVTIPELGTITAEVPPIVVLTSNRTREVHDALKRRCLYHWIDHPGLAREIEIVRTRLPGVSARLAEQVTRSVQRMRDLDLLKPPGVAETLDWARALDVLGADALDVETAAATLGAVLKYREDTDRVRESLDRLLAS